The window gtgaAATCATCCATGACACATTCTTTTTGTCAAAAAGCATTGATAGTCTGAAACACTAATTGGCCATGTCTTGAGATGAGACAACCCCAGATTATATGCTACTAGCCCCAATCCCCTTAATAACATTCTACTACATCCCCATCTACAACgattaaagaggaaaaaatacatttatagcGGAACATTTTCTTCATATCATATATCATGGCAAGTCATGTAAAGGAGACCAACATATCAAGGTCATCACCACGCCGTGTGCATTGAAAGTTGACAAAGTCAAAAAGCACATGAATCTCAATTTAACTGTTTACaatcatttatcttttttttttttttcttttggcaaaaATCTATGCTTCACATGGTTCAGATGTGCATTCAGTCCCTGCTTCGTCTTGAGTAAACACTCCTCAACTCCTTATCAATCTGAAGTATTCCCTGAGCTTTCAGATTGGCAATTCCTGAGATGAGCCTTAGAGTGGAGAAATATTTTTCCTACCAGCAACCAACTGTTTGTgacaaatgaaaatatataaaaaaataatctacgATATGGAACATATATTCAGaagaaataaatctaaaaaaaaaaaaaaaaaaaaaagtaatgcatCTTACACATGATTAGTGCAGAGTAACATTGCATTGGGTTTGGCATAGATAGAAAAAACAATGTGAATCCCTTCTGAGACCccatgcaaacaaaaacaaaaaaaacccataaaagtaaaaaaaaaacaaaaaaaaaaacaacctaacaGTTTACATCAGTCCTCGTAATACTATGCACTTGCAAAGTGTGTATTGTTCGTAACATGGGTTATGTGAGTTCACTCTATTTAAACTGCATTGAATTACCATCGAGgacaatgaaaatgatttatcaAGCACATATGTACAAAGAAATACGGAGAAGTACCTTGATGTTAAAATAGGTTCACCCAAATATATTCATAGTCTCAAGTCATATGGAGCTTTGAATCACATTTGTCAGTTATTTGATGTCTAGAAGAACATTCATTGCCGAGAGGCTTCAACGTGAGCAGGAGGACAAGCTGCAGCACTCttggatgaaaataaataagaagtattattcttttaaaaaaggctttagaataataatatatatatattaattggGTGTCAAAGTTTGTCAGCTTCTCCTGTAAAACGGGAGTAAAATGCTGATTAGCTAGCTAGTTCTACATGCTCCTCCGGGCAGGCTAGGTGTTCCTGATCTATAACTCTACTAAGAGTCATAGGGAGGTAATGTCTTAAATAACTACCTAGTTATGGGTCAAACTggatacaaacaaaaacaccgGCCTTCTCGCTGGTAACTTCATAACTGATTCTGCCTCATTTTATTCAAGTATCAAGAGGAGAGCTAGCTGGACCCTCAGAGACTCAGTCCAGGTCAAGTATCTTATTTGAAGTGATGaggtatgtgtgttgtgttttctatCACATTGTTAggaattcattaaaaacaaaattgagtTAATTGTAAAGCAGCAGCATTTCACACAATAGCCAATAAAGAAAGGGAAAACTGTTAGAGTGTTAAAAGCTAAGTTAGTTTATCATGCTGCCTTCTCTGGTTAAGACTTAGCCTGGAAGCCCCAGACGTGTTCTTTATATTAAAATAGTCTGCAACCTTTCAGTTCATTTTTGATGTCATTCAGAGCAACAACACAATTTTCATAGGTCTGTTGGACTTGGTAACTGTTTCCAATGTCAAATTCGCCATCACTTTTCATTTGCCCAGTTTGCCTTATATTGATCCACAAATCTAGAACATTCCACTTAAGGAGCAGCCATCTTGGCtgcaaaacatttctctttgaaGCTAAACAATTGGTGATTGACCTGACCCTAAATCTGGTAAGAATATGTCTGATAGATAATGGGCCAAACACATCTGCAACAGCACAAGCACAAGCTAGATCATGTTAGTAGATGTGAGTTATACAATCTTGCTTTACCTGGTTAAAATGGTACCTACAGCATATATTCTGACATACTGAGTATGTGATGTAGTGTGGTCCAATTATACCACAGTACATTACATACTTGAGTTTTGCAGAAGGTACCAGATCACATCCATACTTGATGTCATAATAGGTTCAAGAGATTCTAACCTCTGACCACACCAATGTTTTAGTGGCAAGGCTATGTTAAAACTGTAATGCAAAAAGAATGTGATTTTACCTCAAATTAAATCCCGATCTCTAAAACTGTAATTTGAGAGTATCTGGTTTACCATCATCAGTAGAAATGGAGGTTTAAGTAGTAGAGTAAAGATGCACCAATAAGGTAGACTGCACTTTTAGACAGCCAGCAAGATGCTGGATAAAAGTattgtttcaaagaaaaataactgaCCAAAAGCTAAAACCAATTCTGGTCTGACATTCACTTGGCCCGAGGATTACTGGATGGTCAATTGCCATGTGGGCAGATGACAATAGCCTGCATTTATACCCTAAAACACATCCCATTTGTTTTTGCAAGCCCTCCCATTCCACATACAATAGACACCATAACATTCATTTAAGAGGTATTAACTGTTACACTCTGCCTTAACAGAAGGTGAGGTGTAACAGTGTGATATAAGACTATATGGTAAGGCAGCAAAAGTTTAGCTCTATACTTTGCAAACTGACCAAGTATTCTGCAAAAACAGAAGAGGTATAATGCCCATAGGAGAGACAAAGTGGCTCGTAAAAAGACAAATCAGGTTCTAGAAAAACTAATCAACATAATCCGTTGTATGGCATTGCTAACTACAATCTTAATCCCctcaaaaacacagcagtgatTCGAACATTTAGAAAGCGTCCTGAGTGCAATAATACAGCAGTATTCCTGAGTGTAAcaccaaatgaaaacaataaaaaaaaacttcagcaaCATTCTtcatcagcattttttttttaacctgaggTAGTTCCAAAAGCAGCCTCGACAGATGAACTGGGGTCTTGTGTCCCATCTCTACCATCAAAGTAGTTTGATTAGCCTCTGTGCTTCCCCGGTTTTGATGATGCCCGACTTCTCATTTAATCAGAGGTCTCAGGAGCCGTTACCATGTGGGTttgctcctcctcatcttcttttGAGGGTGATGGTTTTCCCTGAGAACCTGGTGAGGACTGTTGTGCTTTTAATGGACAGTTGGCAACCATGTGGTCAATGCTCTGGCAGAAATGGCACTTTTTGGGCTGTGGTGGTAACTTGCACTCTTTGGCATGGTGGTCCAGGCCTCCACAGTTGTAGCACCTAAAAGAGAAGATTTAATCAGATCAATGTGAAATATGTTCATACTGTGGCAAAATCACAACCTCTAAACTAGCaatgatgaattaaaaaaacgatGCAGTAGGAGGCCTGAAAGCTAGAACAATGATCTGAATGTTGCTAAAAAAAGGTCCATTTTAGCTTGAAGGTCCCCTTCAGAAATGTTTGAggacaaataaaaactgttctGATTTAAATTATTATGACTTCTTAAAAAAGCAAGAACCTATGAATGCCTTACACTACGGCCAAGACATGCTTTCTCACTGAAAAGTCCATTGTACAACATATTGTATGTCCCTCCGGTTAAAtggaaactctctctctctctccctgcaacTGATGATTGTCAGTGCAATGTTTATCATTGTCTGTCATTCTGCATTGTGAGAGTAAGAAAGCCAAAGGAAGTAAAAATATCTAAAGCTTTTACTAAGTGTAGGGGGAGATATTGGTTGCACCTGGTTGCCACTTGATGGCAACAATTTCCCAGGATTAACCTGAGTTACCTATGGCCATCAATCTTACTAGGGCATTCCAGGTCACACCACATTGCTCTTTGGTGGGTCACAGATTGGAACATCTAAACAGGTcacaaagtgtttttagatgtttaaaACTTACACCCAAAACGCATGCAATctcctttaaagcaacaatggTTTCTGGACAATCTAATATTCAATTTGGGGAACAAATTGCAAGAAGTACCAGGGACTTGTATCTATTGACTTTTTATGGTCACAATGGCTGGTATTTTATTAAGTATCTTGAACAGCTTGTGTTATTTGTCAGATTGTCACTGCCAAAAGCTTCCAGTTGGACTTGTTGGGCTCTATTGTATCAGAGTAAGACATTTGTTTCATTGGCAGTGAACTTTAGAAATGAACACCATGCAAGGGGTCAAGCGAGAGCCATTGGGGGTGCCTTCATCCACAACTGTTCGGAGACAATCTATAAAATGGCCACGCGTGTAGGGGCGGAAGACAGATGGGTGTAGGCGTGCGGTGCTCGGCCTGTGCCACAGCAAGACCCCCtgccaccactgaagcagcagatGAGGTTTGGTCAGAACGGCTGCCTAGAGGTCAGTGTGGCTTTGTAGCTGTGGCTGTTGGGGTGGTGTCAAGGTCTATACTGCCACATCACAACACCTCCCTTCATCAGGAGGCAAAAGGAGGGAAGGGGAAGTGGTCCCTTTGTCTCAAAAAGCTGCAGTAATGACCTCTGAACCCTGCCCCCTTGACCCACCCCACCCTTTCCCTCCGACCCCAATCCCATCCCAGCCCTCTTGCATTTACTCATAcgctgttgccatgacaacagcGACCTTTCACCCCCTTGCCAGAGCTCTTACATCTGTTATCAATTAAATGGACAGGAGCTTTTCCCCTTACCTTCGATCATATCAACACACACTTACTTTACAAAGgtggtctaaaaaaaaaaaaaagaggtagaCTTAAAAAGCAGCTGCTGGCAGTATTAACCCACAAGTAATAGGTGGAATGACAATGTAACTCCTGTCCCAGTTATATCTGACTATCGGTTACAAATATCATCAATCAGTCATATCAACCAATGAAACACCAACCAGAGCTGCATAATGAAATACGCTAGAGGGAAACGATACCTTATCAATGGATCAGTGTGATCTTCTGAGACTTATTGAGCCACAGCGGGCCTCCCAGGACTCTTTGAGGCAGTAATGATCTGTTTTCTCACACTGGCTACTCTCTGGCTCTAATCACAACTGACAGGAGGGTGAAGTTGATACACTTTTAACCCCTTGCTATATTCAAAGAGTAACGTCTAAATAGAGGCCCCCCTTTGCTCTTCTGTCTTTCCCTTGGAGGGACATTCTTTCCTTTGCATGAAACCCTtgaatatgcaaaaaaaaactgttcaattAATAAAACCATATATGAAGATAGGTCTATACGTTTTTTTGTTCTTAGTCTTTTTTCGCGGAGCCTAAACTCATACTACTCGTGTTTTTATGAACCGatacaaagagaaaatattgaaaCCACTTCAGCAGTAACAAGGAATTGTGTGCTTAAGACACAGCATCTTAAGTATAATTCCCTATTTTTTGTATGACCAACAGGACTCACCTACACAATATATTAATACTCAAATATTACTTTTTTGCtacaagttttgtttttggaatTCCCAATCACATttaggaagagaggaagaatcAGTGGGTGTGAATTCACTGGGGGCCAGCAGATTTAAACAGTTATTGATCCAGGTCACACGTCAAGCCTGCTGGAGTGACCCTTGCTAGGGCAGGAGATGGGGGTTggggtggaggaagaggaaggaaaatGGAGAGAAACTAAAAATCCCTTCAATATCGGATCTAAAATGGATAGAACAATGACTCATTGCACTGCAGAGAAATTCTGCTTTTTTAAGTCCCTACTGTAAGGTGCATACCCATTTGCTTTCCTATGAATACTTGGCATATTgaatttgtgtctttttttttgttgacccAGAATTGTAATATTTTATATAGTTCTTGTACTTCTAAAGCTAATTTTACTAAAATTttacgataaaaatgtgttgtccAATTGAAGTACTTCAAGAAATGTATGGACATTTGATCTTTTGGAGAGGCATGGTTCAAGTAAACAACTTCAATATATTAATAGTTAAATATTACAAAACCATTTTATGGTTTGTAGAATAGCAAGTTGCTGCACAGCTAGCATTGATAAATTAAAGTCTAGGGGTCATTTCATTTGATGAATCTTGTTTCAGTTATTTTGTACTCCTGTTTAAAAAATACCCCTATCGTAAGGAACCAACGATATTAAAGACTTTGCATTCTTTCCCAGTTCATCACTACTTACCGATCTCCCTTTGAACGTCGCTTCTGGACCTTCTTGCCTTTGGGTCTCCGTTCACTGCCCACACAGTGGATGCCACCTGGTCCAGACACCTGCTGTGACTCCAGGCCCTTTGATGACTTCTTGAAGGTAAACTCGACTGCCTCGCCTTCCTTCAGGCTGCGGAAGCCTTCCATGTGCAACTTGCTCTGAAAGAGGGCATAGGAAGATGATTCATCATTAAGAATTATTGTTTACAGTGTTGGTAGCTCCAGATATAGAACATACTTGGTTTGCCTAAAtatgtaaaacacacaaagaatcaAATCACAAAGGGTGGTGGCATAATAATGGTagcaattaattttttttaaacctgccCTCATACATATCAGGTGCCTAAGCCACCTCTTTATTAAACCTATGGACACTTTGACCCTGAAAAGCAACCCCTAACAAGTTATCCACTACATGATACCATCAGAGCCTGATAGCACTTATCAGGTATCTGGTATTTCTTGGCACCATAATGTCTCACATGATACACAACAAGGCCAACAAAGCTTGCTGTCCCCACTCTTTCAATCAGTTATTACACATAATGCCCTCCATAAAAGGCACCTCTACCTTAAAACTGCCTtgtcatttttctgtgtttgggtgGTAAATCTGATGAGGATAACCTTCAACCCATCCCCCCTTTCAGAGGAACAGCATTCCACAATGCTTCCCCCACCCACATCTCACGTCCCACCCACATCACAAAGCTCCACTAACACACTGACCACCACCACTAACCCTAAACTGCAGGATGCAGGGGTTAGTGCtatggctgggggtggggtgcGAAGGCAGCGGTGTTTCTCTGGTAGGTTGGGGGTCAGGGGGACATTCCTTAGATATTTGTTTGGCAGAAAGAGGTGGAAGATAAAAGTGGAGAGAAAGACCCATTGATTGATATCTCCTTTTGATATCAGTGACTGATATGTGTGACATTGTTTTTTGTGAAAGAAACATGGTGATTTCATTTGGTATTGTGTGATGAACAGAAAGACTGGAGAGGCGTGCTAGCTTAATTTATCAACAAAAGAGGAACATTGTGAGTAAGCACCAATTTAGCCTCTTGCCTAGCTACATATTATTCCAATGATCACCTGAGCTGACTATTCAAGGTCATTGATCCTGATACCAGCATCTTGCCAGAAACATATCTGATTCCAGAGTAGCGTACTAATAGAGATGAAGGAAGGTACGTTTTTGAAGATAGAAGAAACATGGAGAACCCCTCTCTCTAAATCCTTGGTGGGATTTGGGGATCAACTTGTCACAACTATGGCAGACATATGAATGAAGCAGGTTTGTATTAAGACACATTAATCCctgtttctttcatttatttattgacatTTATCTGTGAATTATAAACAAAAATCTCTAATCTATGTCAGATAAAACCACCAGGAATCAGACTCTCAAAGAactttgttcattttatttgaaagctTCAAACCAAACGGGACAATCTGTCGGGAAAGATAATCACGTAATAGGTAcccattttaaatctttaaagacaTCTGATATAGATCAACCAATGAGGAAACTTCATCCTTCAAAATGTCAGTTGGATTTGTCACGATCACAGCCTATAGCCAAGCAACAAACAAAAGCACCATCTTCTCAAACCATGCAACATTCACTCACAGTTGAGCATCTGCTGTGAAGTCCTGAGCATCTACCAAACATGACTGGTGAGCCATGACGTTCGAGTGACAACACGGATGGTCACAAAGCCCCAAATCCCATCAGGCCCCTCTCTGGCCTGGTGACCGTTAACCCATTTCCTCTCTCATGTgtgacctcccccccccccccccaacccccataATGGACCTTCACTAGCCACATGCTCTTCACCAGGttacactcacaaacacaggtACTGATCACGGTGTAGCCATGAAGGACCTGATTTTAAGGTTTTAGCTATAAGCAGGATTGACTCTAAACTTTGCCCAGAATGTGTCTGGAAGCAAAGCGAAGCAGAGAAAGACATCAGAGCAGTGGGGGACAAAAGCAGGACTGCTGCTGAGACAAAGAGGGGCTCGGTCACGGCCGAGGGGTGCTTCATTCGGATGCATGGCTCTATTGTTCACCTGCACAAAGGCCAGTGGACCCTGGGAGTTAATTTTCCTTGACACGCGGCCACTAATTTTAGTACAGAGGCCTTTTACGTTGCCAAAAGCCCTTTACATCCATCATTGACACGCGTgtgtctaccttctctggtgacagagaggaaaaagggcCGTTGGTTATGCATTTCTTGTGGATAAAATGAGAACAAAGGTGGATAAGACACCCTCTCTTGATTATCTAATGGCCATCGTATTTCCAGGGTATAAAGACATTAGGTTTTCACGTGGATTTAATTTCttaaaaatctacattttatgGCAGTTGGTGTTACTCATGTAATAaccctgtctttttttctgtccctgcttaaatttgtgtttttttcttttcttatatgCCTAAGCAGCTAGTAGCTTATGTGTAGCCAGAAAATGTGTCGGTTACAGAAGTCCTGCCCATTCTTGCTTCATGCAGTGTCATAACAAGAAAGCAGATAcctaaaaaacagaaatgagtAAGAACTAACAAAGTCTGAAAACTGGCTTTGACCAAatttggaaaattaaaaaaaaaataaactgattgattgaccaactttatttgcatttatatataaaaataataattaagttaaacatttaaaaaggagaagcattttgtttttcttcacagcATGAGGCATTGGAGAGTGGAGACAAGGAAGTttatcttctttctttttaagaaGAACCGTAAGAGCTCCTTTCCTCTTTAAAGCTTGCACAgtatcacacatacacaaacactgagGAGGTTGAGCAGACAGCAAAGAGCCTTTAATCACTTTATGACAGGATCCTTGAGGTGAATGAGCAGCTAGTGGGAACTTCTCTCATTCACATGCTAAGCCTTTATCTTATCAGACAGCAATGGAGGCACTCACTCCCACGAGAAGTGGGAGGGAAAAGCACCCGTTGTATATGAAAAGGTGAATGGAGGTTTTGGGTTAAACCTGGATGAActctggaggtttttttttttatctcttcatGCTGAGAACGCAACAATATAACCTTGAGTGGGACAAGAATATCTTATATGATaagcaaaccaaaacaaattatTTGGTTATATTTATCCTAAAAAATATACACCCTGACAAAAATACTCACTTTTCTGAGCGGTTTTGTTACAAGCCTTGTGATAAACCCAACAGAAAATGCTAATTGTGAATATTTAATGCTTTAAAGCATATGTCACCTTTTCAAAGAACTGAAAAATTGCTGGGGTCAATCTGGACCTGAAACCATTTGAATCAATGTAAACATACCACCCACTACATTCAATGAAAGATGGCAAAGTGTGACATCCAATCATCATATTCCagatagaaacaaaaacattgactTAAATAGCTGCAGAACAGGATCAGCTACACTTTATTCCTATTTCAAAGACCAGATTTTAAGCAGCTCACAGCACTCACTGTGATCTGTAGCCATTTAAAGGCTTTGAAACGTCAGCATATCGCATgcattagtttaaaaaaacccaTCTCCATCGTATTATATTGGGTTTACTATCATGAAACCACGAGGGAGACCCGCGAGAGACTCCACTGGCTGCAACACGTGTTTCCCTGAAGGAGAAACACCCACCACACTGCAGAACAAACGCTCACCTTAACTTATTGAATTCATCAAATACTATCGAAACGTTGCtcaaacataacaaaaaaaaaatgctgatggGGTGTTTAATGCACCTTTTCCGTTGTGTTTATCGCAGTGATTTTGTCTCTAGCCTTCTCTTAGCCTTGCCACAAAGATGGCTGggttgaaggaaaaaaaaaatcctgaattaATTAAGTTGAAGCCTAGGCTATTGAAAACAGGTGGGCTATAGCTCACGCATGCCGGTAAGAAATCTCACCAGATTTACGAATGTTcaggcctttaaaaaaatgcgGATTTTGTTTTGCACAAGTCAACCCCCTTTAAATCGCTCTTGTATTTGCATATACTTTACAAGTTTCACTTTTGAGCAGAAGGTCGTCCTACCTGATGGACAAACACATCAACCGGTTCGTCCAGTGGCACTCCCTCTCGGCTGGTCATGGATAGGAACCCGAAGCCCATGCGGACGTTGAACCATTTACACACGCCGACCCCGCGGACAGGCTGCGAGTCCTCCTCGGTGCTCGGTCCTTCGTCCTCCTCGGTCTTACACActcctgcaaagaaaaagaaaaaagtgttggAATGACCcaagaaaaacaatcagactatcatgttaaataaataaagagggATTGAAGTTATGTTTAAAACCGGGCAACTTCGCTTATTTTCCTCTCgcgttgctgctgctgcatcatcaaccaatcaatcaatatgAATCAATGAAACAACCGTAACAACCTGGGATGCACTTTGGACGTGTTATGACTAAAATAGTCACAAACCTTGCCACAGAAAACGTAAAATAGCCATACATCCTTTCGATTAAACATGTGGaacgacttttttttttgcgaaaTAATTGATGTTGGTTGTTTGATATTAGAATTCTAAAGAACAATTCATGCATTGATGGACACGTATTGCCTATGACCTGTTTGAACAAAGCCTTACAATTGAACagaaagtcattcagaagacaACCTAACTGTGTAAGTTAAATACccgaaataaaaaaaaaaaacgtaatgcAAATAATTCTGCTACTCAACCTGGGAATTTCTGGTTAGAAACGGAGCCCATGTCTTCACGTCTGCTTTGAGTCAAAATTAGCACCCAAGCTAcagtatcctttttttttttttaaccctcaaACTGGGAAATCCTCACAGATTGCCACTTTCATGCAAAATGCTGTGAAAAGCAGAAACTGCGCAGCAAGAGGGAAAGCGGGAGAGGGAGGTAAACAAAAGGGGGCTGGCAACCTATTCCCCCTAAAcaatgaggggaggggggtgggggtcagcgggctgaatttttttttttttttttttttacagaagacCCCCCACCCCTCTTTAAAAGAAGTCCTAAAAACAATGCAAAGACACCCAGCCATTTTCAGAAAGCACTTTAACAATTCCCAGAGATACGTCCCTTAAAGAAGCAACCCAGCATACCTTCTGCCATGTTTGAGGGCCAGTTTACTCCtgatgctgctgtgtgtgtgtgtgtgtgtgtgtctctctcctgcagcgGTCAGCTCTGTTGGTCAACACTAAATGACTATTTCTCATCTAACAAACCCCCCACTCACTCTCGGTCATGTCCACGTGACTCACAATTGTATTCCCCAAGGATAGATTGCATATTGTTTGATGGAGGAGCCTAAATGTTGAGGTAACCAATCACgctaaacacatttaaaatccaATATTAATATCCCACCCAGGCTTTCTGGAATTTTACTTTATGTAGCCTAAATAAAGTCATCAATTTGTagcaatgttaaaatgttatgaTAAGGCACGTTTAAGCAGATCTGGGATTATTCATGGAGCATATTAATGTAAACCCGATTTTATTCTTTTGTATCTCACCGAACCATTACACTCAACAAACATCGAAACTAGGGTTTTActatctatttttttctatCTAAACACACTGCAGTAAGGTTACAGTAGTAAAGAAACAACCAGACAGAGCCCTTATTGTCTGTTTTAACAACATCTGGTTTGAAGGATATAGCCTATAGGTGAGTGAGTTTAGGATTTATGGGGAGTTTTTTCAAATCAACTTAATTTTTCAATATGAAATCCTCTTGATTTACTTGATTATGTTctatttaaattcatttttccCTGTTTAATTCCTAACATTTGCATGCAATCAGGGAATCGGTGTTGCTGCAGCCACAACATGCGGGAGAAAGGATTGTAATGTTAATCCACGTGAAACATGGAGGGGGAAGTGTTTTTTCCCTCACACGCAACAGAGAAGGGACAGTTGACccgaataaaaaaaaaataaaa is drawn from Labrus bergylta chromosome 8, fLabBer1.1, whole genome shotgun sequence and contains these coding sequences:
- the lin28aa gene encoding protein lin-28 homolog A; the encoded protein is MGFGFLSMTSREGVPLDEPVDVFVHQSKLHMEGFRSLKEGEAVEFTFKKSSKGLESQQVSGPGGIHCVGSERRPKGKKVQKRRSKGDRCYNCGGLDHHAKECKLPPQPKKCHFCQSIDHMVANCPLKAQQSSPGSQGKPSPSKEDEEEQTHMVTAPETSD